CGTCGGGCACCATGCCGCATGCCTTGATGATAATATTCAGGGCCGTGGCGGGCGACCACACCTTGGCGTGGGTCTGGTTCGACAAGACCGTCCCCTCGGAGGTACCCCGCATAGTGCTCGCCGACACGTTCCTCGACGAGAGGGAGGAGGCCCTTCTGGCGGCTAAGTTGCTGGGGGAGAGGCTACACGGAGTGAGGCTGGACACGCCGGGTAGCAGGCGGGGGAATATTAGGAGAATCGTCGAGGAGGTGAGGTGGGCTCTTGACCTCAACGGCTATAGAAACGTGAAGATTTTCGTCAGCGGGGGGCTGGACGAGCCGCAGGTGGAGGCTCTAAGAGACGTGGTTGACGGCTTTGGCGTGGGGACCTCCATCGCCTTCCCGCCCTCCGTAGATGTGTCTATGGATATCGTGGAGGTGGAGGTGGGGGGTAGGTGGATTCCCATCACTAAGAGGGGGAAGTTGCCGGGGTTTAAGCAACTGTATAGGTGCGGCATTAGGCACGTTGCCGTCCCCTGGGGTAGCCCTCCGCCGTGTGGAGAGCCCCTCTTGGTCAAGTGGATTGAGGACGGCAGGGTCGTTAGAGAGATTCCGGGGGAGGCGGAGATTAGGAAGTACGTACTAGAGCAGCTTTCTGAAGTCGAGCTATGACTTATCGATGGGCTTTAGCATGAGGCTGTAGGTGGCCTCTCCGGTGTAGACTCTGGTGTAGAGATTGAGAAGCCTCCTGCCGAGGAGTTTAATTACGGTTTTCCTCTTGCCGATGATCCTAGCGATGCGTGAAAGAGCTCTGGTCTTCCTCACCTCCTCCACATAGGGCTCTACAAGCCTTTGGTAGATCTCAGCGGCGTGTTTTTCGCTTCCCCAGATCTTCAACGCTGTGTAAGCCGCGAGGGTTGCGGCGGCTCCGCTGGCTACTGCGTAGTAAATCCCCTCCCCCGTGGTGGCGTCGACAAGCCCCGCGGCTTCGCCGGCGAGCATCACATTTCTCGTGCCGAGACTCTTGACGTAGCCTAGGGAGAGTGGGTGCCCCAGCACTGGCCCGGGTTTGTAGCCGGCTTTCTCTGCGTACTCCACCACGAGCCTTCTTAGGTCTATCCACCTCCCCCAGCCCACGCCGGCGCCTATATTCGCCCCCTCGTCCACGGGAAATATCCAGCTGTAGCCTAGCTGGCCTGTGGCGTCTATAACCGCGTCGAAGTCAACTACGCACCGCTCGCTGGCGGGCCCCCTTGCTATAGTCATGTAGGCAATGGCGTGGGTTTTGTGGCCTTGGTAGTTCCCCGCCCCGATGGACCTCGCCACAGCGCTCGTGGCGCCGTCGGCTCCTATCACAACCCTCGCCTGGTACTCCCCGCCTCTTCCAACCACAGTGTTGTTTTTCACATTAATTACCTCGTCTCTTATGAAGTCGACTCCGCTTTGCTTTAGCAGGGCGTGGTCGAACTGGGGCCTCCTCGTCACGAGAATGGGCTCTTTTCTCAACACGTAGCTGTAGCCCGCGGCGCGGGTTTCAATCTCCCTACAGGCGCCGTAGATGGGGTACTCCACGCCCAGCGCGTTTAGAAGCTTCCAGCTACGGGGGGTGAGGCCGCCGCCGCAGGGCTTTTCCCGTGGCGGCTCTCTCCTGTCGATGACAACTGCCTTGAGCCCCAGCCTCCTTGCCATGATGGCAGCGGCCGAGCCGGCGGGGCCGGCGCCCACAATCACGACGTCGTACACCTTAGCAGATGCGTCTGCTCAATAAAAATATTTTATTTCATGTCCCTGCCGCCTATGTGTGGCGGGATCTCAAGTGGTTTGAGGTGAGTTTTAGATGTATAAAGTGTGGCATCTGCTGTGTAGGCACGGAAATGGAGCTGTTGGCGGAGGATATTGAGCGTATAACATCGGCTGGGTATAGGCTGGAGGACTTCGCCGTGGAGAAAGACGGAGTATACCGCTTGAGAAATGTAGATGGCCATTGTTATTTCTACGACCCGGCATCGAGAAGTTGTAAAATTTACGACATTAGGCCGATTGGTTGCCGCATCTACCCGCTTATTTTCGACGGCGAAAAGGTGGATGTGGATCGAACATGTCCTACATGGCATACGGTGCCGAGGAGGGAGGTGGAGCGCCTGGCGCCTTACGTAGTGAAGTTTCTCAACGATGCAAAGATCGCCAAGATTAAGATTAAATTAAGGCTTTGATGTCTTCAGTCGTTATCAACGGGATGTCCAGTGACTTAGCTAGTTCTCTTGCCTCGTCAACAGGCATCGCCTCGGTGTGGCGTCCCAAGATCTCTATGATGACCACTGCCGGCGGCAGGCCGGCGGCTTTTGCGAGTATTAAAGAGAGCTCTGTATGGCCCCACCTCTCTCCTATACGCCCTCCCAACACAGGCACGTGGCCTGGGAGGTAAAATTGCCTCCGGAAGGCCTCCCTCGCCTCCTCTGGATCTTTAAGGGCCAGTTCCACAACCTTTGCAAGTTCCCTAATGGTGAGGGCCTTATCTGAGTCCCTTATGCCCGTCTTAGTTTTTATGTGGTTGACATACCCCATGAAGGCAGGCTCGTCGCCGTATGGGGCTGTGGAGTGGAAGCCTCTTCTTTTGTAGTACTCGCTTAAAAATTCCAGCCCGAGGATTTTTCCAATCTCCCGTGTCGTGGCGAAGCACAGCAAACCCCCTGCGTTTTCTCTTAGCCACCGCACAGTGGCTGGGTTAACCACATCGGCACGTATAACAAAGTCAACTTCCGCCTCTCTGTCATCACCGTCGTATATCATGACAGGCTTCCCGGCCTTTAGGGCACTGATCGCCCTTTCAATATTTTGCATAGTAAACTCATTTTTCCGAATCATATATTTTGTGTAAACTTATTTTTACATCTCAGTCGGTAGGTGAGCACAATCTCTCTTCCGCATTCACACAGCTTCACGCTAACAAGCTCGAGAACGAAGGGCGTTTCCTCGGTGTTTGGGTAGCCCTCCCCCTCTATTAGCGAGACGCCGTTGCCAAATACATAGGGGGTTATGGTGACTATCAACTCATCTACTAGGCATCTGTTGAGAAACTCCCAGTTAGTCCTGCCGCCGCCTTCCAGAAGCACCTTTTTCATATTTCGCCTGTACAAGTCTCTTAGCACGTCTCCCGGGTCTATCTTCTCCTCGCCTATGATGACGACTTCAACGCCCCTCCCCCTCAGCTCTTCTATTTTTTCAAGGGGGGCGCGTCTAGAGGTGTAAATAATAGTTGGCGCCGAGTTGTCAAAAATTCTAAGCGTCGTAGGGACGCGGAGCGCCCCGTCTATCAATACGCGCACGGGGTTCCTCCCCTCTACATACCGCACGGTGAGTCTGGGGTTGTCTACAATTGCCGTGTTGGCGCCTATAATTACTGCGTCTACATTTGCCCTCATGGCGTGTAGTCTCTTTAAGTCGTGGGGACACGACAGCCGTGAGTACCCAGTTCTGCTGGCTATTCTCCCATCCACCGTAACGGCGGCCATTAGATATACGTAGGGCCTCATTTCACTAACTTGACGCCTGTCGCGCCTCTGTGCCTCAAGGCGTCGAGCCCCCGGGTGGCCTTAACGAAGGCGTTGTAGGGCCTCTTCGCTATACCTAGGCCAATCCGTAAATCGGCATTTAGGTAGCCGTACAGTTCGTAGGCGGCTTTGGGGGTGGGGAGGAATAACATAATGTTATCTCCGCCGAGGTAGAACACCATACAGCCCACGTCTTTACAGAAGTCTGTAGCTTTGTTGAGGAGGTCTTGTACCTGGCGGTATACGTATAGCGGCCCGTTGACCTTAGTCGTGTCGGTGCTGTTTACCACATCCATGTGTCCCACCACGGCTACTTCACCGCCTAGGCCGCTTGCACGTCCGCAGTTTTTATACGCCTCCATAGGCGTCTCGCCGGTGCCCTCGCAGAACTCGATCTCCACAGGCGATACACGTCTAATCTTGTCGACTGCCTTGCGGATAAACTCAGCGTTGATGTTGTTAGTCAGCGCTATGAGGTAGTCGTATCTAAAGTGGTGGGGGAGCGCGCCTATCGAGGTGAAGCTTCTCCACAGCGTCTCGTGTAGGCGCGCCTGTGTTTTCTGTATAATGTGTTCACGCCTGGGGCCGAGGGATTCTGTCCACTCTCGGTAGCC
The sequence above is drawn from the Pyrobaculum ferrireducens genome and encodes:
- a CDS encoding 3,4-dihydroxy-2-butanone-4-phosphate synthase, whose product is MQNIERAISALKAGKPVMIYDGDDREAEVDFVIRADVVNPATVRWLRENAGGLLCFATTREIGKILGLEFLSEYYKRRGFHSTAPYGDEPAFMGYVNHIKTKTGIRDSDKALTIRELAKVVELALKDPEEAREAFRRQFYLPGHVPVLGGRIGERWGHTELSLILAKAAGLPPAVVIIEILGRHTEAMPVDEARELAKSLDIPLITTEDIKALI
- a CDS encoding GTP cyclohydrolase IIa, translated to MHKVALMALKGYREWTESLGPRREHIIQKTQARLHETLWRSFTSIGALPHHFRYDYLIALTNNINAEFIRKAVDKIRRVSPVEIEFCEGTGETPMEAYKNCGRASGLGGEVAVVGHMDVVNSTDTTKVNGPLYVYRQVQDLLNKATDFCKDVGCMVFYLGGDNIMLFLPTPKAAYELYGYLNADLRIGLGIAKRPYNAFVKATRGLDALRHRGATGVKLVK
- a CDS encoding nicotinate phosphoribosyltransferase, producing the protein MLHTASPSDILSGRTTDIYFARTVEVLKNAGFADVRVRAEFHVASLPRGFKWAVFTGLKEVVEILRGRRITLYALPEGTLFYENDPIMVIEGPYLEFAVLETAILGVVRHYSSISTKAARVKKIAGEKTCLFFGARALHPAIQPMADRAAYIGGCDGVATVMGAELLGIKPSGTMPHALMIIFRAVAGDHTLAWVWFDKTVPSEVPRIVLADTFLDEREEALLAAKLLGERLHGVRLDTPGSRRGNIRRIVEEVRWALDLNGYRNVKIFVSGGLDEPQVEALRDVVDGFGVGTSIAFPPSVDVSMDIVEVEVGGRWIPITKRGKLPGFKQLYRCGIRHVAVPWGSPPPCGEPLLVKWIEDGRVVREIPGEAEIRKYVLEQLSEVEL
- a CDS encoding NAD(P)/FAD-dependent oxidoreductase; translation: MYDVVIVGAGPAGSAAAIMARRLGLKAVVIDRREPPREKPCGGGLTPRSWKLLNALGVEYPIYGACREIETRAAGYSYVLRKEPILVTRRPQFDHALLKQSGVDFIRDEVINVKNNTVVGRGGEYQARVVIGADGATSAVARSIGAGNYQGHKTHAIAYMTIARGPASERCVVDFDAVIDATGQLGYSWIFPVDEGANIGAGVGWGRWIDLRRLVVEYAEKAGYKPGPVLGHPLSLGYVKSLGTRNVMLAGEAAGLVDATTGEGIYYAVASGAAATLAAYTALKIWGSEKHAAEIYQRLVEPYVEEVRKTRALSRIARIIGKRKTVIKLLGRRLLNLYTRVYTGEATYSLMLKPIDKS
- a CDS encoding YkgJ family cysteine cluster protein, whose amino-acid sequence is MRLLNKNILFHVPAAYVWRDLKWFEVSFRCIKCGICCVGTEMELLAEDIERITSAGYRLEDFAVEKDGVYRLRNVDGHCYFYDPASRSCKIYDIRPIGCRIYPLIFDGEKVDVDRTCPTWHTVPRREVERLAPYVVKFLNDAKIAKIKIKLRL
- a CDS encoding 2,5-diamino-6-(ribosylamino)-4(3H)-pyrimidinone 5'-phosphate reductase encodes the protein MRPYVYLMAAVTVDGRIASRTGYSRLSCPHDLKRLHAMRANVDAVIIGANTAIVDNPRLTVRYVEGRNPVRVLIDGALRVPTTLRIFDNSAPTIIYTSRRAPLEKIEELRGRGVEVVIIGEEKIDPGDVLRDLYRRNMKKVLLEGGGRTNWEFLNRCLVDELIVTITPYVFGNGVSLIEGEGYPNTEETPFVLELVSVKLCECGREIVLTYRLRCKNKFTQNI